A stretch of DNA from Anopheles ziemanni chromosome 3, idAnoZiCoDA_A2_x.2, whole genome shotgun sequence:
GCAGTTCACCCGCACGATCCCGGTCTGCTTTTGGCTCCGTTCGTCATCCAGATAGAACAACCCCGTCTGCTGTATGACCGTATCGGCAATCTTGGCCAGCTTCTCCATCACGTTTCCCTTGCCACGGCTTTTGCGTGCCATATCGAAGTCGATGTAACGGATGCGCTGCTGTGGTGGGAGGAATTGGTTCAGATAGCATACGGTCGATTGCATTTCTTCGCTTAGTAAACTTTCGTGGCGTCGTTTTTCACGCGTTTTCACAAGGTTCAATATGATAACCGGCGCTCCGTAGTGAAACATCAGCCGCTGGTAGTGCTTACCGGCCGTTTCACCATACGGATCGGACAGATCAATGGCAATCTGGGGCTTCGGAACCATCTTACTGACATCCTGCGACCAATGCGACGGCACCGAACCGCGCAACTGCGTGAAGCTGCACTTCCGATTGCCATCCTGCACGATCTGCTCCGTTTCCACCTCGTTCGCTACGTCTCCGTGGAAATTAGCGCCACGCTTAAGGAACCGAGTACCCGCGTACCGTGTACTGCGCCTCGCAATCAAACATACGTACACCTGCCGTCCGAAGATGTTTATACTCGACTGACTGATAAATCCGTGAATTATTTCCAACATCCAGTCCTTGTGCACGATGCCACCCATTGGTTTGAGCAGAAACGAATTCCACACAAACCGCTCCCGGGACACACCGCGGAAGGCGTAGGTTGTCTTCTCCCCGGTGCGGTTCTGCCATACGAGCGGCTCGTCGCGCACAATATCGCACCGACTGCCGACGAACTTCGGTGGTGCCAGATTGTACTGCAAGCTGTGCGTAAGATCATAGCTGTAGCTAAAGTAGAAATTACTGTTCAGATCGACATTGTTGAACATTTTCAAGTAGCGCTGCTCGAGCGGTTGCATTTGTTTGCCGGATGATTCGTTCACCCGAATCATGGCCGTGTCCTTGATGGTGTAGATAATGTGCTTGCCAATGAAGGCGCATCGTGTCCGCTTGGTCACCAGTATCAGGTAGTAGCTTTCGAGAAATTTAACAAACCCCAACACACCGTACGCACTGATCGAACGGGTGAAGGAACGGGACTGGACAAACTTTCGGATGTCAGCCTTTTCCAGCTCGTTCGGGTTTTCGTAGATTGAAAGATCCGGTGCACGTCGGTCGATTTCCAGGACGCGGAAACGGGTTTCCTGGCTATTGCTTCCGATAAGGTAGAGTTTCTGAGCatggaggagaaaaacaaacctgggTTAGTTCATTGGCCACTACAGCTTAGTTTATAAAAGGTACTCACGGCTTTCGTCTCAAACAAGGCCACCTTCTGTATCGAGCTTATGAGCGGCTGAAATCGTACGTTTTGATCCATTCTAGCTAATGTTTTAGATCATTCTTAGCAGACAATAAAAGGGATGGTCAATTGTTGACCTCTTTTTGGTAATTCATGATAACAAATGATGATTCATCGAAATTGTCATAGCTTCGTCGAAATCTTTCAATGCCCAAACAATCGatgaaaaacttgtttttgttttgatcccTTACGTTACTTTGCCTCAGAAAAGTATTGTATAATATTGCATAATAattcactttttttaaattaccatGACTAGCGGTTTATTTTGTCTTTCGTGTATTACAATTATGGTTTCATATCGAACTGGCACTCAGGAAGTGCCTCCTTCAGCTGTTTTTCTACTTGTTGTAAATCTTTCACATAACCCAATTCGAACGTTTTTAGCTGCTGCAGTTTGGTCAACTTCTTCAAACACAGCAAACCATGATCGGTAACGTTACCACACTTCGAGATTTGCAACTCCTCCAAAGTACCggcaacatttttcaatttatacaGTGCTTGATCGTCGATGTACACACAGTTGTGCAGCGTGACCTTCCTCAACCGAGTCAAACCTTCGAGATGATCGAATCCGATGTGCATGATGCCCGAGTCCGTTCCGTCGAGCTCCTCCATCAGCACCGGTAGAGTTTCATGTGGTAGGGCATTAAAGTGCACGTGCGTCCGGTGATCTTTCACGAACTTTGCCTTCGCCCCGTTTTTCAGCAACCATTCCGCACAGAGCCGATCCGGGCCTACCTTCTTCAGCCGGCTGCGGTCGACCCGGTTAAACATCATATTAACCCAGCCCCAGAATGGCCGGCTGAGTGGTGCTCCAGCCATAGATACTGGATCAAATTTCGCGGCAACTCGCACCATTGGTCGTACGGTAAGCATTTCCTAGAAACCGAGAATCAGGTTATAGAAAAGATTTACGTCTATTTCATGTATAATTTACTACttacgtttgttttgctttaaccGGGTGCAATAAACAACGTTTCGCGGTGCATCACCTAGTCAAACTGTCCCAAACTAACGAGGATTTGGCATGTTGACAAACTGCAATGTTGTGAGAATCATCTGGAGCGTTTCAATCCACCTAAAGTTGTACAGCATGATTTACTTGAAAAAGTATTTGAAATGTGTTCAAATTTTAGTTATAGTAGTGGTGTTTAAATCTCAtcgcatatttttttatattataatTGCAAGGAAGGGACGCATTTTTCCGGATAGGTACGctgttttataaaattttaaatttggattgatttaatttaaacacgTATGCTAAGGTTTTACTGCTGATGAAGTGGGCCGtaccattaaaaataaaaaaaactaatatttACATACATATCCTTCtagaacttttattttaaaaactgttaGAATTTTTTCCTCCAAGTATTCAGGATCACCGTTACAAGAGTAAAACATTTCTCACACTTTTCTTCAACGAAAGCTACAGCTGCAAACAAAGCTCTTTGCCATAAAACGATCTATTATTTCAACAGAGCTTAATACAACGTTTGTACATAGCCTTAAAATACCActctgaaattaaaaaaaatgtttatggtCTAAGTTCTTAGTTTTGGATgaaatcatttatcatcgCCCCCGTCTTCCATTGTTGCTGGGCTCTGTTTAACTGGCGCACTGGTAGAAACTATGTTAAACCGTTTCAAAGTCAAATTACGACCCACTAAAGAAGTGGACAAAGTACCAGCCGATACTGAAGCCGGACTGGTTTTGATAACAATCTTGTTGCCACCAGTGCTGGTGGTTATGATGCTGCCTTCCGGTTGTGCGGTGACTCCAGTTTGCGACAAATTATTGCCTCCCGTCGTACTAATGACAATGGGTTGATATTTGCCCTGTTGCATGGTGACCGGGGTACCGGTTTGCTTCACGCCGGAACTGTTGATGAATTCAACCTTACCGCGGGAAAAAAGTTCACCCAAATTTTTCACCACCCCCGAGGAAATGGTACCGGTGGCGGGCGTCAGTGGTTTCGTTAGCAAGAGCTTCGTGTACTTTACCCCGGTGTTGCTACCGCTCGAGACTATCGTGCCAACCGTACCGGTGCTGGTTGCTGTGCCAAGGGGCAGATTAAGTTTTGTCCCACTCACGTACGGAAACGTCACAGTTCCGTCGACCGGTTTCAGGCTACCTTTGTTTACCAGCACGATCTTGTTGGATTTTCCGAGAACTGCCGAGGTACCGGCACTTGCTCCTTGTAAAGTTACCAAGCGTGGCGCTTGTATCGTTGTCACCTGCGGTTCGGCGGAAGTACCAGCCGTGGTGGGGGATCCTCCAACCACGGTAATGCTCGCCACCGGTGCCGGTGGTTCGTTGTCACCTTCGTTGTCGGCAAACACAATCGGTAGGTCGAAAATGTTCGTCTGGGACAGATCATTACCGGGAGACTTAATTGGGGAtgagtgctgctgctgatcaTCGACACTTTGCTCGGACTCGGGGCCACGCACGATGGTAAACTTCGGTGGACTGAAGGTGATGTTATCGGATACCGAGCCGACGTTTCCACTGTTGCCGATGACCGAGACGACGGGCTTATGGGTCGATTTCACTGAGTAGAACTTTTGTGTGGTTCCCGTGTTCGGTTTCAGCTGAATCAGTTGATTTGAAATCAGCTTCACGTTCACATTGCCCGTCGTTTGAGAGGTATCTCGCTTGAGTGCAGGCAATGGAATCGGTGTGCTGGCCAGGCCCGATACGATCTGTGCACCGGAAGCGTGCATCTCATACTTGATCGTCTGATCGGCACGATCCTCCGATGTGGCTGCAATAATCGGGGAAGTCTTTTTTACTGATGGCACAACCTGCTTCTCGGGTGTGCTCGGCAAAATGCTCTGTATAGCAATGTCCAAGGCTTCCTGTGCCTGCTGTGATTCCAAGGGCTTCGGTGCCGTCCGACTGGACGATTGTCGAGACTGCTTTACGCTACTTTTCCGCACATCCGTGGTGGTTTTTCGTTTACGTGGCACCGACGACTCTACATCATTCAGTGGCACCAACACATTACTCGACGATAGCGGTCCGTTCGAAGCTGGTTCCGGTAGGCCGGTTTTCTTCTGCCTCGGTGGACTAAGTAAGCAGTTCGTGGCGAACTCTGCTATCTCATCAGCGACcatattttccaccatcgaCTGGGTGACGCCATCGATTTTGCGCTTGGTCTTGGACACCCGTAGGCACTCGTCGGCCGAGCCGACAACAACCAACGATGTTTGGGCGAGCATGCGACTTCTTAACATTTCAATTTCCTCCTGGCTGCAATGAAAAGATGCAAAGCAACGTTtgataagaaaattaaaaagtgaTATTCATCTCAAGAATACAATACCTTGATCGTGCGGAGTTCTGCCCAATGACAAACATGACGGGCGAGGTGATGTCCACGATGTGATCGTCCGGAGCGCCACGCACTCCATTGTACGTGTTGTAGGAGAATCCCAAACAAATGACGCAACTAACCGTTTCTACCAGGCCAATCTGAATGGCCAGGGCAGCGCCGGCGTCGAAGCCGACGAGTATAATCGACCTATTTGGCGCCCCGGTACGCACCTGCTGTATTTTCGTGCGCGTTGTGGCCACCATATTTTCCGCCAAACTCTGTAGGGTTTGCTTTTCGATGCTTCCCTTGATCGGTGGCGTTTGGATCGGTATAACCGAAGCCATGGTGGCGAACAAACTGAACCACTTCTGCTGCCGGGCAGTTGGTTGCGAGAATTGCGGTACCGATGGCACCACCACAATGTACGGTTGCCCCGGAAGCTTACGGTTCTTGTGGGCCACGATCGGTTCCCAAGGTTTCTTCAAGACGGGCCCGAGCAGATCCGGTCCGATGTTGTGCGGATTGCAGAATACCATTTTGTTTACCAGCATCGGAAGCTTGGCGTGCAGTGTTTGCAGAATGTCGATATAGATGGCCAGGTAGCACGGTGGAAGGTTCTCCATTAGCAAACTGTGTAGCCACTGGGTTAGGCGGGTTTCCCAAGACACACTCGCCAGCGCTTGCCGGAGCCGGCTGACCGACTTATCGATCACCGTGCGACGGTGTACGGGTTCGTGTTGTTTCTCGGTATTAGTCAACCGTGCCAGACGGTCCATATCCAGCAGGCGCGCAACACGATCGAACAATTTGAACTGCTGCACGGACCATCCAAATCTGAAAGAAGAACATAAACAATGTAACcacggcacacacaaacaactatCGACCAATGAGAAAGGGTGGATCTACTCACTTGTTGACTTTTTCTTCCCAGTCATCCTCATCCGACACCGAGTTCCGACCGCCACCGACAATGTTTTCACTTTCCTGCATTGCCCGTCTGGCGCTTTCCTCGTTGTATGAGGGAATCGGTGGATTGTAGGACTCCTCCAGATCGATGCGCTCATCGTGAGGATGCGTGTGGCACGACGGACACTGCGGTGGTCGGTGCACCATAAGCGTGCGGGTCGACGCCGTTTGGCTGCTTTCCAGCAGCCGGAAGTCCCGCGTATAGCTATGCTCCATTTCCACCGCACGCGTGTTCACTGGTGTGGAAGCCAGAATCGTTCAATATTTCTTGTAACCACTGGTATACAAATCCTAACGATGCGCCAGGGAACTGTAAACAGTCCGTGCGTGGTGCGGCTGATCTTGTACGGTCTTCTGCGTAGCCCTGATGGATCAGCAAAATTGAACTTGAAAAAACTTGTGACACGCCAATGTTGTTAAACACATTAGTAACATTTAGCGACGTCGTAAACTATGATAAGTGTCTTATTTTCTGAATTTCTTCACAGAAGATGCAAATTAGCAATCTTCCAAACATTTACGTCAACCATTTGACGGCGTCATTTTATCAAGGCAGTGTTGCCAGATTCATATATtatgaatttcaattaaaacttatttcatGAACGTTTCACTCTTGACTTTATTGATTTCTAAACAAAAAATGCACTTTTCTcacgaatgttttttttattgttgtaatGAGAAATAATTTACTTTTACGTTTTAttcaaagaaacaaaagaagcACGTTCGCAGAGTACACTTTTGACGTCTCTTCCCAGTgtactgtttgttttgattcgtgCAGTGCAGTTTGTGAAACGCATGTCTCAGTTGGAATCTGAATAACTAAAGAGGATTTTTATACTTGCCAGCAAGGACATCGAAAGAAAAGGTTCGATTCAAGATGGAGCCCCCAACCCGCATCAAACAGGAACCCGGAATCAAAACGGATTACATGGTAAACACGAACAGTATAATCCCCAACACTGCGGGATCGATGGACGTAGCTGTGAAAACGGAGCGACTGCAATCCTTCCGAATGCCTCGGGACCTTACGCTTACCAATGGACGTGCGACGAAACCTCCGGCAAACAAAAAGGTGTACACGCCCAATTTAAATGCAGTGCGCAACAAAAATACGTGAGTTATTAGGGCCATCATTGCCAGCATTTCCTATCAAAATGCAACGAtgtttcatcatctttcgtaCTTGCAGTGATGTTAAGACCGCATCTACCGGCCCTAAGAGCAGAGTCAAGACTGATCGTAGTAAAAACGATAAGGACTTAAAAAACCGAAAAGCTTccctcatccaaacatcaGGAATCTTTTCGGATGGTTTAGCACAACGAGCACCGACTCGGGCATCGAAATATGGTATGTTGTTAACGTACAGTGGTGCATTCAGAGTTATTCAGTTTCCATTCATTATATGCTTTCCAATACTATAGACCGATCAGGTTCTTCCAAAGAACCGGGCGAATCGATTAGGAAGCCTGTATTTGCCAGGACGGAAACTAAAATGGATTGGGAAGATGAGAAGAAAAGGTTGAAACATTTGTACGACGATGAGGAGGATGATGTCGCTGATATCGATAGAAAAATGGAGATTGGTTTGAAATTACCAGTCAAGCTTGAAAGTGGTACGTACCGGAAGCACGAGCCAAACCTAGCCGAACTTAATTTGAGTTCTATGTTTTACTTTACAGATGATTACAAAGCCAAACCGGAAGTTAAAACTGAAATCATTGATGACGCGAGACTAGATCCATTTACTTTGGCCGAGTCACTGGTATCGAACCCGGCATCAAACAACATATTTCTTCTGCAACTACCGGATGCATTGCCTGGGAAGTGCGATAGCGGGGAGAAGCAAACGGTAAACGGGCACGAAATCAAAACAGAAGCACCACAAGCGGCTACCACCGAAGAAGCTCCACAGTACTGTACGGTGCGTGATCTTGACGAAGGTTGTGTTGGTAAAATTATACGTTATCGGTCAGGAAAGGTGAAACTTATGCTAGGGAAAATACTGTTTGATATCAGTCTTGGAATGGACACGGGATTTCTGCAGGAATTGGTTTCGATCAACGTTAATCAAACAGAACGCAGCGGAAACATAATTAACATCAGTACCATTAAAGCTAAGCTGAATGCATCCCCGGATTGGGAATATTTATTTAAGAACTCTACGTGAAATACAACATTCTAAATGCAGCCTCAGTAGGGTTGAATATTATCTGTAGTTGAAGAATTGTTTGCACGGTGAATGTTTCCATCTCGATCCAATGCGAAGTTGTAGCTTGTCGGTTGAACCAATGCCAACTCGATCGCTTTATCGATATTCTCACGCGTAATGAACGTCTTTGATTGCTCCTTTTCGGCACGCACTTTCGCTTCAACCTCTTCCTGTTTGGACATTTCCCGTTGCTCTTTTAGCACTAACCGCTCTAGAATGAATTCCTTCCGTGCAGCGCGTTCGGCAGTCAGGCGTTCCTCGCGTTCGGCAGCGGTCTGTTGGTTCCATTCGTCGTTCCTTCGCAAAGCGTCCTGCCATTCGGCCTCTTCCTCTTCCGGAGTTTGAAGCACCAAACCAGCTCGAGAGACCAGCTTGTACGCTTCAACTTCATCGCGTAGGAAATTTCTGACCGCTTTCATCTGCGTGCGATAGTTATTGTGCAACCGCTTCAGTTCTTCGACCTCTTCCTCGATCTGTTTCCTGCGCTCTGGAACACGGAACAATTTGCTCTTGGCCGTCCCTAACCATCGTGGTTTTCGCCGGTATCGCACAGTTGTGTACTGCAGAAGGGCTAGTGCACGGGGTTTTGTGAAAACACCGGAAAATGCCGCCACTAAACTAGCCATCGTCGGTACTGTTCTGAACACCACACTAAAAGTTAAATAACATTGTTTTGACAGCTCGCTTGCTGCCGTGCTGATCaaaataccaaccaaggtttGTGCaccttttttcaatttaatttttttccaaaaattagGAAATACGGAGTAATCTAAGTTGTTTGTCTTCAAAAGGCCTCTTAGCTGAGTGATATGTTGTACTTATAGGCCTAGGCACTAAACAATTGCGATAAATTGACTAATTTACCAATTCATTCAAATTTCGATCatggttttaaatgtttttgctttcaatcTGTGCTGACAACTCGAAGTTGTCAAATCCTTTCTAGGGATGGCAAAGTCGAATCAAAGATCGCGCGAAGTTACAGTTTAGtaaatttttgttaaaaattatgaaataggGAGCAAATTTAGCATTTTCCATCGACTGAGTGTAGGCCACGGTGATCCAGAATTTCCTGGACAATATATCGTTTCATTTATAATTGAAATCCATTTTTGATTAAACTGTCAAAAGAATGGCGGCGCAGAAAATGGCTATCTACTGACCTCTCGTTTTACCGATCTTGGGTAGGTCTATCTTTCGGAGTCTTGTGATACCATTTTACACCTCGAGCTCAGTTGCATTGCATTTCCAATCTCGAAGACTGCGTAAGTGGTTGGCTGGTAAAAAGTTGTGATTCGGCACCAAAGTTTGGGTCAATTGCTTTGCAATTGTAAATCGTATCCCACAGTCCACCAGTGGTCAGTGTTTTAAAGAAATATCAGCATATAGTAGTGCTAGGTGAACATTGATATGCGAACttcttttgctttcaatcgatttttgttttctttgcttctCCATCGCTCAATGGCCGGGAGTTTtcatttctattgttttacgCAAGATAACGCTTAAAAGACTCCACACTACAGATGGAAACTATTTGTTCTAGCCAGTAGAAAAAAGGAGGTTTAACCTATGGCCATTGCTATATTTTATTCGAGCAAAACTGAAACCCCGCGGGTCACATGACACCGAGAGGGTTCCGAATCTATTGGTGCTTATTGCGTTTGTTGGGTTACCATCATCGCACTGGGGCGGTTTTGATCAGCTGATCTTTCTTTTCAACGCTGGATGGTGTCGAGGAAATATTGCCGCTCGATTAAGGTCCACTAATTTCGATCCGCTTTTCTATTTACACAGAACTTCCCAGCAAGGCAGCAGTAGAGCAAAAAGGGTATCGACACGGTCCGTCACGAGAGAACGAGATAGAAAATGTCGAATCTTAAGAAAATCAGCGATGAGGACCGCGAGTCCAAATTCGGATACGTCTTCGCCGTATCTGGTCCTGGTAAGTAAACacaggggggggggaatgGCTTTAAGCAGCAACATTTTGAGATcctgaaaatggaaaatgtagcCATTTTGCCCGTCGAATTCGGGAAAATTGAGACGATTTCCATGTTCAGATCTGTCATTCGGGATTGCGTTTGATTTCTCGAAGTCACATGACGTGTGAAGAGAATGTTGTGTATATGTGTCTGTTATGTTTTCCTGTAACCAGTATGCGGGTGTGTGCGTGCAATGACAACCATTCATGTGATCGAAAGCGACAATTTGGTTTGGTCGTCTTTTTAAATGGATTGTTGTTTTTACCATTTAAATCTCCATTTTAAGAATTTTTGTGCAATAGATGTAACGAAAAAGTGAAGTTTTTGTAAGGATGTTCGAAAACACCTAAATTAGCTAGGTTTCATTATGTAACTTCGTGCCTGCTTTGATATCATGATTTGGTCAGATGACACTCCATGCTTCACAAGCAAACAGGTGATATGGTATGAAGCTTTCAAAATTATCTAAACAAGCCGCATTGAAAATGAGTTTGAATTTGTTAAactaaaaatatacaaaaatatttttagttCACGAAAAACATTTCGATTCGAATTTATACTCATCATGTTGCTTATGCTTCTTCCAGTCGTGACGGCGGAACGTATGTCCGGATCGGCTATGTACGAGCTGGTACGTGTCGGTTACTACGAGCTGGTGGGTGAGATTATCCGATTGGAAGGCGACATGGCAACCATCCAGGTATACGAGGAAACATCGGGTGTCACCGTCGGTGATCCCGTCCTGCGTACCGGCAAGCCACTGTCCGTGGAACTTGGACCAGGTAGGCACGTTTGTTCCGGCTAACGTCGATGGGCACTAACGTTTCGTTGTTGAACATCTGTGCAGGTATCATGGGAAGCATCTTCGACGGTATCCAGCGTCCCCTGAAGGACATTAACGAGATGACCAGCTCGATCTACATTCCGAAGGGTATCAACGTGCCGTGTCTGTCGCGTACGCAGAGCTGGAGCTTCAACCCGCTGAACGTGAAGGTTGGCTCGCACATTACCGGTGGAGATCTGTACGGTCTCGTGCACGAGAACACGCTCGTCAAGCACAAACTGATGGTGCCGCCCCGCGCCAAGGGTACGGTCAAGTACATCGCACCGCCCGGCAACTACACCGTCGACGATGTGATCCTGGAGACCGAGTTCGATGGTGAGAGCAGCAAATTCACCATGTTGCAGGTGTGGCCAGTACGTCAGCCGCGTCCAGTGACGGAGAAGCTGCCAGCGAACCATCCGCTGCTGACTGGTCAGCGTGTGCTGGATTCGCTGTTCCCTTGCGTCCAGGGTGGAACCACCGCCATTCCCGGTGCTTTCGGTTGCGGCAAGACTGTCATCTCGCAGTCGCTCTCGAAGTACTCCAACTCGGACGTCATCGTGTACGTCGGTTGCGGTGAGCGTGGTAACGAGATGTCTGAGGTACTGCGTGATTTCCCCGAGCTGTCCGTCGAGATCGATGGTGTGACTGAGTCCATCATGAAGCGTACCGCGCTGGTAGCCAACACCTCCAACATGCCTGTTGCTGCCCGTGAAGCTTCCATCTATACCGGTATCACCCTGTCGGAGTACTTCCGTGACATGGGCTACAACGTGTCCATGATGGCTGATTCCACCTCCCGTTGGGCCGAAGCTCTGCGAGAAATTTCCGGTCGTCTGGCTGAGATGCCGGCCGATTCCGGCTACCCAGCTTACCTCGGTGCCCGTCTGGCTTCCTTCTACGAGCGCGCCGGTCGCGTCAAGTGTCTCGGTAATCCGGAGCGTGAGGGTTCGGTTTCGATCGTCGGTGCCGTCTCACCGCCCGGTGGTGATTTCTCCGATCCCGTCACTTCCGCCACACTCGGTATCGTGCAGGTGTTCTGGGGTTTGGACAAGAAACTGGCCCAGCGTAAGCACTTCCCGTCGATCAACTGGTTGATCTCTTACAGGTTAGTATTTATCGtcatttttctctttcaccTGCACATCTCCGTTGCGTAAATTTTTGGAATTATGTAGTGAGCTTATATTTTGCCGCTGAACACAAAACTTTCGCAAGTGGTGAAAACTGTTTCTGTTCAAATTATTATACGTTTAACTGACATTTTATTTAAGTTCCAAACTTATCCAAGCACAATCATTTATAAATGTTCTTGTAACAAAACGTGCTGTGGAATCATCAGCAATGATAACTAGTGAAATGGTTacacaaacaattaaaaaacaaagaacatAAAATCTCAACGACAGAacggttaaaaataattacactAAGTTGGTCACATTCTTGTTGAGCATACTGATTGAATGTTACATTCCACATTATCGTATTTAGGGGtacgaaaaaaacaataaatcatgctttttacttttttttgtttttagcaaGTACATGCGCGCCCTTGATGACTTCTACGACAAGAACTTCCCCGAGTTCGTGCCGCTGCGTACCAAGGTCAAGGAGATCCTGCAGGAGGAGGAAGATTTGTCCGAAATTGTGCAGCTCGTCGGTAAGGCTTCGCTCGCCGAAACGGACAAGATCACCCTTGAGGTTGCCAAGCTGCTGAAGGACGATTTCCTGCAGCAGAACTCGTACTCGGCGTATGATCGCTTCTGTCCGTTCTACAAGACAGTCGGTATGCTGAAGAACATGATCGGCTTCTACGATATGGCTCGCCATGCCGTGGAAACGACTGCACAGTCCGAGAACAAGATCACCTGGAACGTGATTCGTGACGCGATGGGCAACATCCTGTACCAGCTGTCGTCGATGAAGTTCAAGGTATGATGAGACTATGGCCTATCATTGTTTATACAACCGTTTACTAATTGGATAAAATTTTGTTCTCCATTTTAGGACCCCGTGAAAGACGGTGAACCGAAGATTAAGGCCGATTTCGATCAGCTGTACGAAGACATGCAGCAGGCATTCCGTAACCTAGAGGATTAAGGTGGCACGCATCTCCGTGCGAGGAAGAAGCGTGTGCCAGCATACAAGAAGCAAAGTCGGAGAGGGTAGAGTGTGTACTACTATTTGTAAGATTATTTTACCATATTGCCAGCTATTCCACCCGACGGGGGCGTACCTTTTGGGGAGAGGTGCGCCCCTTGGGCGCTGGCGTATCGTGAAATACGACACAAGAAGAACCACGATAAGAGAGACGTTATATATAGATACTATATGTACACACATGCACAGGTGCAACATGTAACAAGTATTCCACATGCGGTAGATATAGTAATGTCGTTCTGCGCCGTGCGGAGGGACACGAAGGATACACGGAACTAACAACAGCATTAACATCAGCGTAAAAAAAGGGGATAACTACAAACGTGTGTGTCCATCGTGTGCATCCGTCGGATGCGTgagaatgttttaatttggttTGTTATAAAGAAGTAAACGCA
This window harbors:
- the LOC131284780 gene encoding KAT8 regulatory NSL complex subunit 3 is translated as MEHSYTRDFRLLESSQTASTRTLMVHRPPQCPSCHTHPHDERIDLEESYNPPIPSYNEESARRAMQESENIVGGGRNSVSDEDDWEEKVNKFGWSVQQFKLFDRVARLLDMDRLARLTNTEKQHEPVHRRTVIDKSVSRLRQALASVSWETRLTQWLHSLLMENLPPCYLAIYIDILQTLHAKLPMLVNKMVFCNPHNIGPDLLGPVLKKPWEPIVAHKNRKLPGQPYIVVVPSVPQFSQPTARQQKWFSLFATMASVIPIQTPPIKGSIEKQTLQSLAENMVATTRTKIQQVRTGAPNRSIILVGFDAGAALAIQIGLVETVSCVICLGFSYNTYNGVRGAPDDHIVDITSPVMFVIGQNSARSSQEEIEMLRSRMLAQTSLVVVGSADECLRVSKTKRKIDGVTQSMVENMVADEIAEFATNCLLSPPRQKKTGLPEPASNGPLSSSNVLVPLNDVESSVPRKRKTTTDVRKSSVKQSRQSSSRTAPKPLESQQAQEALDIAIQSILPSTPEKQVVPSVKKTSPIIAATSEDRADQTIKYEMHASGAQIVSGLASTPIPLPALKRDTSQTTGNVNVKLISNQLIQLKPNTGTTQKFYSVKSTHKPVVSVIGNSGNVGSVSDNITFSPPKFTIVRGPESEQSVDDQQQHSSPIKSPGNDLSQTNIFDLPIVFADNEGDNEPPAPVASITVVGGSPTTAGTSAEPQVTTIQAPRLVTLQGASAGTSAVLGKSNKIVLVNKGSLKPVDGTVTFPYVSGTKLNLPLGTATSTGTVGTIVSSGSNTGVKYTKLLLTKPLTPATGTISSGVVKNLGELFSRGKVEFINSSGVKQTGTPVTMQQGKYQPIVISTTGGNNLSQTGVTAQPEGSIITTSTGGNKIVIKTSPASVSAVRQLNRAQQQWKTGAMINDFIQN
- the LOC131288027 gene encoding ATP synthase subunit s, mitochondrial, coding for MVRVAAKFDPVSMAGAPLSRPFWGWVNMMFNRVDRSRLKKVGPDRLCAEWLLKNGAKAKFVKDHRTHVHFNALPHETLPVLMEELDGTDSGIMHIGFDHLEGLTRLRKVTLHNCVYIDDQALYKLKNVAGTLEELQISKCGNVTDHGLLCLKKLTKLQQLKTFELGYVKDLQQVEKQLKEALPECQFDMKP
- the LOC131286748 gene encoding polyphosphoinositide phosphatase, which gives rise to MDQNVRFQPLISSIQKVALFETKAKLYLIGSNSQETRFRVLEIDRRAPDLSIYENPNELEKADIRKFVQSRSFTRSISAYGVLGFVKFLESYYLILVTKRTRCAFIGKHIIYTIKDTAMIRVNESSGKQMQPLEQRYLKMFNNVDLNSNFYFSYSYDLTHSLQYNLAPPKFVGSRCDIVRDEPLVWQNRTGEKTTYAFRGVSRERFVWNSFLLKPMGGIVHKDWMLEIIHGFISQSSINIFGRQVYVCLIARRSTRYAGTRFLKRGANFHGDVANEVETEQIVQDGNRKCSFTQLRGSVPSHWSQDVSKMVPKPQIAIDLSDPYGETAGKHYQRLMFHYGAPVIILNLVKTREKRRHESLLSEEMQSTVCYLNQFLPPQQRIRYIDFDMARKSRGKGNVMEKLAKIADTVIQQTGLFYLDDERSQKQTGIVRVNCVDCLDRTNTAQFAIGKCVLAHQLYDLGFLKERKLEFESDCITMLENLYEDHGDTLAMQYGGSQLVHRIKTYRKTAVWASQGNDIMQTLSRYYSNTFSDTEKQHSINLFLGYYIPSKAEVNKTLHIWDLETDFYIHNARFDEITQISSIPLTQWISPFVMNCLPAAVSDENRVVKELIKIHSNDAEIIDYYSNFHYDYKLTSFEEHIDYQLSHQSRNLVPAFRSHFSPFEPIRRMENAGLKNPSLTGQSSTSSTNSSSSDRSDDESESDDEDKGNRNATAASSSNNSSRAEDPVTLSSMFPMTNDIYGFEIQMPKKADMLKYEKYAEINRICSPFGGPARPSSPHQYNRHAAMNESGGLSIQNNEIIVANGPAEQDLQNDVPIPTVSAESIAIYEKYCLLKDTIIQGYRCDPKILEYVNMFA
- the LOC131287861 gene encoding DNA-directed RNA polymerase III subunit RPC4; this translates as MEPPTRIKQEPGIKTDYMVNTNSIIPNTAGSMDVAVKTERLQSFRMPRDLTLTNGRATKPPANKKVYTPNLNAVRNKNTDVKTASTGPKSRVKTDRSKNDKDLKNRKASLIQTSGIFSDGLAQRAPTRASKYDRSGSSKEPGESIRKPVFARTETKMDWEDEKKRLKHLYDDEEDDVADIDRKMEIGLKLPVKLESDDYKAKPEVKTEIIDDARLDPFTLAESLVSNPASNNIFLLQLPDALPGKCDSGEKQTVNGHEIKTEAPQAATTEEAPQYCTVRDLDEGCVGKIIRYRSGKVKLMLGKILFDISLGMDTGFLQELVSINVNQTERSGNIINISTIKAKLNASPDWEYLFKNST